Genomic DNA from Streptomyces sp. GS7:
CAGCCGCGGGCGCACCCCGGTGATCGTCTCCAGGTGCGCCCCGGCGCGCTCGAACGCCAGCTGGGTCGCCAGGTCGTCCATGTCGCCGATGTGCGCGGACAGCCAGGCGCGCCGCCCCTCGCCCAGGCACAGCACGTTCTTGAGGTCGCCGCCGGTCGCCAGCGCGGGCCGTACGGGGACGGGCAGGGCGATCGGATACGGCGCACAGCCGCGCGAGCGCCGGACGTACAGCGGCTCCCCGTCGCTGATCCGGACCACCGTGTCATCGCACGGGACCTGGATCGCCCGGTCGTGGCCGAGCCAGGCGTCCGCCAGGTGCGCCAGTCGCTCCAGTGCCTCACCGTCGTCCGTGACGATCGGTTCGCCCGCGACGTTCCCGCTCGTCATCACCAGCAGCCGGGGCCCCGGGGGGTCGCCCGGCAGCCCGAACAGCAGGTGGTGCAGCGGCGTGTACGGCAGCATCACCCCCAGGTCGGGGCTGCCGGGCGCGACGGCGTCCGACACCGCCGGTGCGCCGGGTGCCGCCCGGTCCCGCCGGCGCAGCAGCACGATGGGCCGAACGGGCCCGGTGAGCAGCGCCCGTTCGTCCGCGCCGACCGCCACCAGCCCGTCCACATCGGAAATATGACGGGTCATCAGCGCAAACGGTTTGTCGCCGCGGGCCTTGCGCCGCCGCAGCAGCGCGACGGCGGCGTCGTCACCGGCGTCGCAGACCAGGTGGTAGCCGCCGAGTCCCTTGACCGCCACGATCGCGCCGTCGGCGAGCAGCCGCCGGGTCGCGGCGACCGGGTCCCCGGACACCGGGCGCGGCGCACCGGCGGGATCGTCCGGTGCGGCGGCCAGCAGCCGGAGCCGGGGGCCGCAGTCGTGGCAGGCGATCGGCTGGGCGTGGAACCGCCGGTCGGCCGGATCGGCGTACTCCGCCGCGCAGCGCTCGCACATGGGGAAACGGCCCATGGTCGTCTGCGCGCGGTCGTAGGGCAGGGCGCGGACGATGGTGAAGCGCGGCCCGCAGTGCGTGCAGGTGAGGAAGGGGTGCCGGTAGCGGCGGTCGGCCGGATCGGTCAGCTCGGCCAGGCAGGCGTCGCAGGTGGCGGCGTCCGGGGCGACCAGGGTGCGGGCGGGGCCGTCGCGGCGGGACGGGAGGATGGCGAAGCCGGTGTCCCCGGCGACGGCGATGTCCTCGCCCTCGACGGCCTCCACGACGGCCAGCGGCGGCGCCTCGCCACGGATCCGCTCGCCGAAGCGGAGCAGCGCGCCGGGCGCGCCCTCGACCTCGGCGACCACGCCCTCGCCGGTGTTGGTGACATGGCCGGTCAGCCCCATTTCGGTGGCCAGGCCGTGGACGAACGGGCGGAACCCGACGCCCTGGACGATGCCGCGCACGACGATCCGGCGGCGGGCGGCCGTCGCGGCGGCCTCGGCGGAGCGCGCCGCTCCGGTGCGGGGGGCCGCCCCTGCGTACGGGGCTCCCCGCTGCTCGACCGGAGTCGGAGACTCGGGGGTGGATGCGGGAACGTGGGGAGCAGCGCCCGCACCGGGCCGCCCTGTGGTCATGAGCGGCTCGACCCCACGGCTCCGGGGTCGCCGACGCGGTCCGCCGTGCCGTGATGGTGCGGATGGTGGTGGCCGGCGTCGTGCACATGGTGCGACTGCCGGGTCATGACCGGGATGTGGACCGGCCCGCCGTCCCGTGCCGCCAGCGCCCGGTCGAGCAGCACCCCGTCGCCCTCGGCGCCGCGCACCGAGGTGAGCACGACCTCGACACCGGGGTTGACCCGCTCCACGTTGGCGCGGAACGCCGCCTCGTCGAAGCCGACCGCGCGGGCGATGTCGGTCTTGGTGACCACCACCAGGTGGGCCAGCCCGAAGGCCGTCGGGTACTTCAGCGGTTTGTCCTCGCCCTCGGTCACCGAGGCCAGCACGATGCGCAGCGTCTCCCCCAGGTCGTAGGAGGCGGGGCAGACCAGGTTGCCGACGTTCTCGACGAACAGCAGCCGGGTGTCCGCGGGCAGCCAGCCGTCCAGGTGCCCGCCGAGCATCTCGGCTTCGAGGTGGCACAGCCCGTCGGTGAGCACCTGTTTGACGGGCACTCCGGAGCGGGCCAGCCGGACGGCGTCGTTCTCGGTGGCCAGGTCGGCGGTGAGCGCGGCGACCGGCACCCCGCGGCTGCGGGCCAGCGTCAGCTCCCGTTCCAGCAGGGCGGTCTTGCCGCTGCCGGGGCTGGAGAGCAGGTTGACGACCGCGGTGCCGCGGGCCGCCAGGTCCTCGCGCAGGGTGTGGGCACAGGCGTCGTTCTTGGCGAGCACCGCCTGCTGGAGGTCGATGACACGGCACATGGGATCAGCGCTCCTCGTGCGTCGGTGTGGGTACCGGGGCGTCGTGCCAGCTGACGCCGGCGATCCGCAGTTCACGGCCCGACAGCAGCTCCACGGACGCCCCGCCGCATCCGGGGCAGCTCAGTCGCGGCGGCATGCCGACCGGCCAGCTCTCCGCGCACGGGATGCAGCGGGCGCGCGCCACCACCGCTTCGGTGACGAGTTCCGCACCCGCCAGCACCGTTCCCTCACAGGCGAGTTGGAACGAGAAGGCGAGTGCGTCGGGGACCACTCCGGCGAGTTCGCCGATCTCCAGCCGGACGCTGCTGACCGCCGTCGCCCCGTCCGGCCGGTCCGCGCTCTCGACCTGGTCCACGACCGCCAGCGCGATGGACATCTCGTGCATCGGTCCGTCTCTCTCTGGTGTGACGACCGGTTGCCGCTGGCTTCATTAGACGGCGCGGCCCCGGGGCGTCCGGGGTGCCTCGCCGGGGCGGCGCGGTGGCGTACACCGTTCGGTGCAGCGCCCCGCGCCGGTCCGTCTCACATGGTGCGCATCCGCAGATAGCGCTTGAGGTCGGGCAGGTTGCGCAGGGCGAGCGCAACGGCGGCGGCGAACGCGCCGCCGAGGACCAGCTTCAGCATGGTGTCGTGTTCCTCTCACTGGTGGTGGCCGGGGCCGGCCGGTCCGCGCCGACCAGCTCCAGCACGGTCCGTACGGCC
This window encodes:
- the hypF gene encoding carbamoyltransferase HypF — its product is MTTGRPGAGAAPHVPASTPESPTPVEQRGAPYAGAAPRTGAARSAEAAATAARRRIVVRGIVQGVGFRPFVHGLATEMGLTGHVTNTGEGVVAEVEGAPGALLRFGERIRGEAPPLAVVEAVEGEDIAVAGDTGFAILPSRRDGPARTLVAPDAATCDACLAELTDPADRRYRHPFLTCTHCGPRFTIVRALPYDRAQTTMGRFPMCERCAAEYADPADRRFHAQPIACHDCGPRLRLLAAAPDDPAGAPRPVSGDPVAATRRLLADGAIVAVKGLGGYHLVCDAGDDAAVALLRRRKARGDKPFALMTRHISDVDGLVAVGADERALLTGPVRPIVLLRRRDRAAPGAPAVSDAVAPGSPDLGVMLPYTPLHHLLFGLPGDPPGPRLLVMTSGNVAGEPIVTDDGEALERLAHLADAWLGHDRAIQVPCDDTVVRISDGEPLYVRRSRGCAPYPIALPVPVRPALATGGDLKNVLCLGEGRRAWLSAHIGDMDDLATQLAFERAGAHLETITGVRPRLLATDRHPGYRTGQWARRHTDGRPLVHVQHHHAHIAAAMAEHGLDGSRPVIGVAFDGTGYGDDGAVWGGEVLLADYAGYRRFGQLGYVPLPGGDTSVRRPYRMALAHLHAAGIPWSDELPPVAACPPDERRLLARQLERDLNCAPTSSMGRLFDAVSSLAGICHRAGYEAQAAIALEAAALTAGEDHGPGYAFALRIGAGAAGADLVADPAPVLTAVAEDVRAGTCRAVIAARFHTAVAELVRRCCILARERTRLATVALTGGVFANTLLAETAAALLRQDGFTVLRHRQVPPNDGGLALGQLLVAARTRGS
- the hypB gene encoding hydrogenase nickel incorporation protein HypB, which codes for MCRVIDLQQAVLAKNDACAHTLREDLAARGTAVVNLLSSPGSGKTALLERELTLARSRGVPVAALTADLATENDAVRLARSGVPVKQVLTDGLCHLEAEMLGGHLDGWLPADTRLLFVENVGNLVCPASYDLGETLRIVLASVTEGEDKPLKYPTAFGLAHLVVVTKTDIARAVGFDEAAFRANVERVNPGVEVVLTSVRGAEGDGVLLDRALAARDGGPVHIPVMTRQSHHVHDAGHHHPHHHGTADRVGDPGAVGSSRS
- a CDS encoding hydrogenase maturation nickel metallochaperone HypA/HybF, with the protein product MHEMSIALAVVDQVESADRPDGATAVSSVRLEIGELAGVVPDALAFSFQLACEGTVLAGAELVTEAVVARARCIPCAESWPVGMPPRLSCPGCGGASVELLSGRELRIAGVSWHDAPVPTPTHEER
- a CDS encoding DUF6893 family small protein; translated protein: MLKLVLGGAFAAAVALALRNLPDLKRYLRMRTM